In Cryptosporangium phraense, a single window of DNA contains:
- a CDS encoding glutathione peroxidase — protein sequence MSAIQDIPLQTITGEETTLGAYSGQVLLVVNVASKCGLTPQYAGLEKLHEQFRDRGFSVLGFPANDFLGQEPGTDEEIAEFCQSTYAVQFPMFSKIAVTGDDKHELYRELTAAVPHADGEPEKQRERLQGFGIPTTEEPEVLWNFEKFLVSRAGEVVGRFAPNLEPGDERLAAAVERELAG from the coding sequence TTGAGCGCTATCCAGGACATTCCGCTGCAGACGATCACCGGCGAAGAGACCACGCTGGGGGCCTACTCGGGCCAGGTTCTCCTGGTCGTCAACGTCGCCTCGAAATGCGGGCTCACCCCGCAGTACGCGGGCCTCGAGAAGCTCCACGAGCAGTTCCGCGACCGGGGCTTCTCGGTGCTCGGGTTCCCGGCCAACGACTTCCTGGGGCAGGAGCCGGGCACCGACGAGGAGATCGCCGAGTTCTGCCAGAGCACCTATGCCGTCCAGTTCCCGATGTTCTCCAAGATCGCCGTCACCGGCGACGACAAGCACGAGCTCTACCGCGAGCTGACCGCTGCGGTGCCCCACGCGGACGGCGAGCCCGAGAAGCAGCGGGAGCGGTTACAGGGGTTCGGCATTCCGACGACCGAGGAGCCCGAGGTGCTCTGGAACTTCGAGAAGTTCCTGGTCTCGCGGGCGGGCGAGGTGGTCGGGAGGTTCGCGCCGAACCTGGAGCCGGGCGACGAGCGCTTGGCGGCCGCCGTGGAGCGGGAACTGGCCGGCTGA
- a CDS encoding STAS domain-containing protein, whose amino-acid sequence MGLGSTQRGSTQRSTVTADDIVFRDGTVLSVRRTLRYHCARFVVRGAIENRNAEWLSDVLVRPCTDPAIDVISVDLAGVTFFGAGGLHSLNRAAERASERGRWFSVWDPPPFVRRVLDAGGVTSAMLIEPPTHGRA is encoded by the coding sequence GTGGGATTGGGGAGCACCCAGCGCGGGAGCACCCAGCGCTCGACCGTGACCGCGGACGACATCGTCTTCCGGGACGGCACCGTGCTCAGCGTCCGCCGCACGCTGCGCTACCACTGCGCGCGGTTCGTCGTGCGGGGCGCGATCGAGAACCGCAACGCCGAGTGGCTCAGCGACGTGCTGGTCCGCCCGTGCACCGACCCGGCGATCGACGTCATCAGCGTCGACCTGGCCGGCGTGACGTTCTTCGGCGCCGGCGGGCTGCACAGCCTGAACCGGGCGGCCGAACGCGCGAGCGAACGGGGGCGATGGTTCTCGGTCTGGGACCCGCCGCCGTTCGTCCGCCGGGTGCTGGACGCGGGCGGGGTGACGTCGGCCATGCTGATCGAACCACCGACGCACGGGCGCGCCTGA
- a CDS encoding DUF1295 domain-containing protein — translation MNWGGFGLNVLLSIVTIVVFFGVLMAVAIRIRNQSIIDIFWGPGFVAVAVVSYLASFGSGNDLRRAIVLALTAIWGLRLGVYIGNRNRGHGEDKRYTALMRHRTGSLVGFLIRKIYGLQGVLLLVVSLPVQLAMYQTASLGVLGWLGVAIWLIGFLFEAVGDAQLAAFKKDPANAGRIMDRGLWAWTRHPNYFGDACVWVGLWLLALGHVVGAVAVVSPIVMTFLLTRYSGKALLERRMRRHRGAEYESYLSRTSGFFPRPPRKTPA, via the coding sequence GTGAACTGGGGCGGGTTCGGGCTGAACGTGCTGCTGTCGATCGTCACGATCGTGGTGTTCTTCGGCGTGCTGATGGCGGTCGCGATCCGGATCCGGAACCAGTCGATCATCGACATCTTCTGGGGGCCGGGGTTCGTGGCGGTGGCGGTCGTGAGCTACCTGGCCTCCTTCGGCTCCGGGAACGATCTCCGGCGGGCGATCGTGCTGGCGCTGACCGCGATCTGGGGGCTGCGGCTGGGGGTGTACATCGGCAACCGGAACCGCGGCCACGGCGAGGACAAGCGGTACACGGCGCTGATGCGGCACCGGACCGGGTCGCTGGTCGGGTTCCTGATCCGGAAGATCTACGGGCTGCAGGGTGTGCTGCTGCTGGTCGTGTCGCTGCCGGTGCAGCTGGCGATGTACCAGACCGCGTCGCTCGGCGTGCTGGGCTGGCTCGGGGTCGCAATCTGGCTGATCGGGTTCCTGTTCGAGGCGGTCGGCGACGCGCAGCTCGCCGCGTTCAAGAAGGACCCGGCGAACGCCGGCCGGATCATGGACCGCGGCCTGTGGGCCTGGACCCGGCACCCGAACTACTTCGGGGACGCGTGTGTCTGGGTCGGGCTGTGGCTGCTCGCGCTCGGGCACGTCGTCGGGGCCGTCGCGGTGGTCTCGCCGATCGTGATGACGTTCCTGTTGACCCGGTACAGCGGGAAGGCGCTGCTGGAGCGGCGGATGCGCCGTCACCGGGGCGCCGAGTACGAGTCGTATCTCTCCCGGACCAGCGGATTCTTCCCCCGGCCGCCGCGGAAGACGCCGGCGTGA
- a CDS encoding ATP-binding protein, with protein sequence MGELRWEVGETGAVTLVGLSGSLGLAGVPAVRGVLLKCLAECPAGVVVDLSGLEVSQATLLTVFPAVLGRTADWPAVPVVLAAPSASAAAALARTSVPALIPVHPTVESAVDAVRGGHPMPRVRLHLRPTDAASGQARALVEDACTAWGLDGIRNEAMVIATELADNAARHARTEFTVTVTYRAPMLHLAVRDRAHEPARLRRAATADGPPGKGLLLVDEFATGWGTLPVVDGKTTWAVVRAG encoded by the coding sequence ATGGGGGAACTGCGGTGGGAGGTCGGCGAGACCGGTGCGGTCACGCTGGTCGGCCTGTCCGGCTCGCTCGGGCTCGCCGGCGTGCCCGCCGTCCGCGGTGTGCTGCTGAAATGCCTTGCCGAGTGCCCGGCCGGGGTCGTCGTCGACCTGTCCGGGCTCGAGGTGAGCCAGGCGACGCTCCTGACGGTCTTCCCCGCCGTCCTCGGGCGCACCGCGGACTGGCCGGCCGTCCCGGTGGTGCTCGCCGCGCCGAGCGCGTCGGCCGCGGCGGCGCTGGCGCGCACGTCGGTGCCGGCCCTGATCCCGGTCCACCCCACGGTCGAGTCGGCGGTCGACGCCGTCCGCGGTGGTCACCCGATGCCTCGCGTCCGCCTCCACCTGCGGCCGACCGACGCGGCGTCCGGGCAGGCACGGGCCCTGGTCGAGGACGCCTGCACGGCCTGGGGCCTGGACGGCATCCGCAACGAGGCGATGGTGATCGCGACCGAGCTGGCCGACAACGCGGCCCGGCACGCGCGAACGGAGTTCACGGTCACCGTGACCTACCGGGCGCCGATGTTGCACCTCGCGGTCCGCGACCGCGCCCACGAGCCCGCCCGCCTGCGGCGCGCGGCCACCGCCGACGGCCCGCCCGGCAAGGGCCTCCTGCTGGTCGACGAGTTCGCGACCGGCTGGGGCACGCTCCCGGTCGTCGACGGCAAGACCACCTGGGCGGTCGTCCGGGCCGGCTGA
- a CDS encoding acetyl-CoA C-acyltransferase → MSSNALVLDYVRTPRGKASAKGSLHGTSAVDLVVGLQRELARRTGLDVEQVEDVVLGCASQVDEQGADLARTATLLAGWGDRVPGATINRFCASGIDAVGQTAARVRAGDLGLGVAGGVESVSRVPMFADRGPLWTDAETIRRVGSVHMGIAADLNATIEGMGREELDAYGLETQQKAAAARERGAFARSLVPVAPSDHGSGLDHDELVRPGTTLETLAGLPPAFAGLGEGGQDAIALGAYSGVDRIDHLHTVGTSPAMADASALLLIGNETAAERAGLRPRARIVAAATTSVNPVVMLTAGQSAVEAVIARAGLRPADIDVFEFAEAFSALCLRFRRDLDAGPDRLNPNGGTMAMGHAFGATGAILVGSCVEALEDRDGRYGVAAVSGAAGLGVAVLIERIPS, encoded by the coding sequence ATGTCCAGTAACGCACTGGTGCTCGACTACGTCAGGACCCCGCGCGGAAAAGCGTCGGCCAAGGGCTCGTTGCACGGCACGTCGGCCGTCGACCTCGTCGTCGGTCTGCAGCGCGAGCTGGCCCGGCGCACCGGCCTCGACGTCGAACAGGTCGAGGACGTCGTCCTCGGCTGCGCGTCCCAGGTCGACGAGCAGGGCGCGGACCTCGCCCGGACCGCCACCCTCCTCGCCGGGTGGGGTGACCGGGTGCCCGGCGCGACGATCAACCGGTTCTGCGCGTCCGGCATCGACGCGGTCGGGCAGACCGCGGCCCGGGTCCGGGCCGGTGACCTCGGGCTGGGCGTCGCCGGCGGGGTCGAGAGCGTGTCCCGGGTGCCGATGTTCGCCGACCGCGGGCCGCTCTGGACCGACGCCGAGACGATCCGGCGCGTCGGGTCGGTGCACATGGGGATCGCCGCCGACCTGAACGCGACGATCGAGGGGATGGGCCGGGAGGAGCTCGACGCCTACGGGCTCGAGACCCAGCAGAAGGCGGCCGCGGCCCGGGAACGCGGTGCGTTCGCGCGGTCGCTGGTGCCGGTCGCGCCGTCGGACCACGGATCGGGCCTCGACCACGACGAGCTCGTGCGGCCCGGCACCACGCTGGAGACGCTGGCCGGGTTACCGCCGGCGTTCGCCGGGCTCGGCGAGGGCGGCCAGGATGCGATCGCACTCGGCGCCTACTCGGGCGTCGACCGGATCGACCACCTGCACACGGTCGGGACGTCCCCGGCCATGGCCGACGCGTCCGCACTGCTGCTGATCGGGAACGAGACGGCCGCGGAGCGGGCCGGGCTGCGGCCGCGGGCCCGGATCGTCGCGGCCGCGACCACGTCGGTGAACCCGGTCGTGATGCTGACCGCCGGGCAGAGCGCGGTGGAGGCGGTGATCGCCCGCGCCGGGCTGCGCCCGGCCGACATCGACGTGTTCGAGTTCGCCGAGGCGTTCTCCGCGCTCTGCCTGCGCTTCCGCCGTGATCTGGACGCCGGGCCGGACCGGCTGAACCCCAACGGAGGGACGATGGCGATGGGGCACGCGTTCGGCGCGACCGGGGCGATCCTGGTCGGGAGCTGCGTCGAGGCGCTCGAGGACCGCGACGGCCGGTACGGGGTCGCGGCGGTGTCGGGCGCGGCCGGGCTGGGTGTGGCCGTGCTGATCGAGCGGATCCCTTCGTGA
- a CDS encoding SDR family NAD(P)-dependent oxidoreductase: MTGLDGRVVIVTGAGKGLGRAFALDLAARGARVVVNNRNRVVDDAGLGPADHVVREIEAGGGEAVADHGAVEDPATAQRLVATALDRWGRLDGLVTSAAVSRPQILHNTTPENLQEVLAVNVIGTALVAAAASKAMRVAGYGRIVLVASTAGLHGEPTVSAYAASKGAVIALGRTAAVEGARRGVLTNVVLPYATTQMTSDGMDPRYAGLMRAEAVAPLVSALLEPGSEVNGQVVVAAAGGLRAADSVEGGTVRLADFPDLSSALAASREGKQHTYPEAQAAFQDFAAELVIP; encoded by the coding sequence GTGACCGGCCTCGACGGGCGGGTCGTGATCGTCACCGGGGCCGGCAAGGGGCTCGGGCGGGCGTTCGCGCTGGACCTGGCCGCGCGCGGCGCGCGGGTCGTCGTCAACAACCGGAACCGGGTGGTGGACGACGCCGGCCTCGGGCCGGCCGACCACGTCGTGCGCGAGATCGAAGCCGGCGGCGGGGAGGCCGTGGCCGACCACGGCGCGGTCGAGGACCCGGCCACCGCGCAGCGGCTGGTCGCGACCGCGCTCGACCGCTGGGGACGCCTCGACGGGCTGGTGACCAGCGCGGCGGTCAGCCGGCCGCAGATCCTGCACAACACGACCCCGGAGAACCTCCAGGAGGTGCTGGCCGTCAACGTGATCGGCACCGCGCTGGTCGCCGCGGCCGCGTCCAAGGCCATGCGGGTAGCCGGGTACGGGCGGATCGTGCTGGTCGCGTCCACCGCGGGCCTGCACGGCGAGCCGACCGTCTCCGCCTACGCGGCCAGCAAGGGTGCGGTGATCGCCCTCGGGCGGACCGCGGCCGTCGAGGGCGCGCGGCGGGGCGTCCTCACGAACGTCGTCCTGCCGTACGCGACGACGCAGATGACGTCGGACGGAATGGACCCGCGGTACGCGGGCCTGATGCGCGCGGAGGCGGTCGCGCCGCTGGTGAGCGCGCTGCTCGAGCCGGGGTCGGAGGTCAACGGCCAGGTGGTCGTGGCCGCGGCCGGCGGCCTGCGGGCCGCGGACTCGGTCGAGGGCGGGACCGTGCGGCTGGCCGACTTCCCGGACCTGTCGTCCGCGCTCGCGGCCAGCCGCGAGGGGAAGCAGCACACGTACCCGGAGGCGCAGGCCGCGTTCCAGGACTTCGCGGCCGAGCTGGTGATCCCGTGA
- a CDS encoding MFS transporter: MASLTSSLRVGEFRALWGAELLSLAGDQLARVAVAVLVFGRTGSAGWAAFAYALTFLPAVVGGVVLSWPADRYRRRTVLVVADVVRAGLVAGMALPGVPLWVLCVLLTGVVLAGAPFTAAQGALLPEVLPGELYQRGLAVRQVTSQTVQLVGFGAGGLLAAASPSVALGADAATFGLSALILRLGLTDRPKPRPTTRASGNAAIAHVFADPRRRVLLLLAWNVGWFVVPEALAAPYAAALGSGPAAVGLLMAADPLGSVLGAWALVRFVPAPVRDRLIGPLAVAAGVPLILCLVAPGLPATLALWALSGSASTAYLLKTQATFVRATPDAERGRAIGFAASGLLAAQGVTVLAGGVLADLMSPPQAVAAAGGIGAACAAVGAVAWKRLS; encoded by the coding sequence GTGGCGTCGCTCACATCCTCGCTCAGGGTCGGGGAGTTCCGCGCGCTGTGGGGCGCGGAACTGCTCTCGCTGGCCGGTGACCAGCTGGCCCGGGTGGCGGTCGCGGTCCTGGTATTCGGGCGGACCGGATCGGCGGGCTGGGCCGCGTTCGCCTACGCGCTGACGTTCCTGCCCGCGGTCGTCGGCGGGGTGGTGCTGTCGTGGCCGGCCGACCGGTACCGGCGCCGGACCGTCCTGGTGGTGGCCGACGTCGTCCGGGCCGGGCTGGTGGCGGGTATGGCGCTCCCGGGGGTCCCGCTGTGGGTGCTCTGCGTGCTGCTGACCGGGGTCGTGCTGGCCGGGGCCCCGTTCACGGCCGCGCAGGGTGCGCTGCTGCCCGAGGTGCTGCCGGGTGAGCTCTACCAGCGGGGGCTCGCCGTCCGGCAGGTGACGAGCCAGACCGTGCAGCTGGTGGGTTTCGGCGCCGGGGGCCTGCTCGCCGCGGCCAGCCCGTCGGTGGCCCTGGGCGCCGACGCGGCGACATTCGGCCTCTCCGCCCTGATCCTGCGCCTCGGCCTCACCGACCGGCCGAAGCCCCGACCGACCACGCGCGCCTCCGGCAACGCCGCGATCGCCCACGTCTTCGCAGATCCCCGGCGGCGGGTGCTGCTCCTGCTGGCCTGGAACGTCGGGTGGTTCGTGGTGCCCGAGGCGCTGGCCGCGCCCTACGCCGCCGCCCTGGGATCCGGCCCGGCCGCCGTCGGGCTGCTGATGGCCGCCGACCCGCTCGGCAGCGTCCTCGGCGCCTGGGCCCTCGTCCGCTTCGTCCCGGCTCCCGTCCGCGACCGGCTGATCGGCCCGCTCGCCGTCGCCGCCGGCGTTCCGCTGATCCTCTGCCTCGTCGCGCCCGGTCTCCCGGCCACGCTGGCCCTCTGGGCCCTGTCCGGGTCCGCGAGCACCGCCTACCTACTCAAGACCCAGGCGACGTTCGTCCGCGCGACTCCCGACGCCGAACGCGGCCGGGCGATCGGCTTCGCGGCCTCGGGCCTTCTCGCCGCCCAGGGAGTGACCGTGCTCGCCGGGGGCGTCCTCGCCGACCTGATGTCGCCGCCGCAGGCAGTGGCGGCTGCCGGCGGGATCGGTGCGGCCTGCGCCGCCGTCGGCGCGGTGGCCTGGAAGCGCCTGTCGTGA
- a CDS encoding acyl-CoA thioesterase, protein MIVLGLTPLGDRRFRGESDGVPLPQPFGGQLVGQSVVAAGRLLPGDRAVHSVRTTFLRAGVTGRPVTLEVTPLRDGRRVSVLEVSVRQDDRELCRSIVSAAVDQPDGVRHATAPPPVPGPDASVPLADLAADDGGLGPLWDGFSQVDVRVAGACADGTVHLWMRCAPLPDDPLLHRGALAYASDLMLMATVLARHGVPVGHERTLARDWNAVSLDHGVVFGGEARADEWQLFSQFSPSAAGGRAVVRASVTDEAGRPVGEVEQLALVWPGA, encoded by the coding sequence GTGATCGTGCTCGGGCTGACGCCGCTCGGCGATCGGCGCTTCCGCGGCGAGAGCGACGGCGTCCCGCTGCCGCAGCCGTTCGGCGGCCAGCTCGTCGGGCAATCGGTCGTCGCGGCCGGGCGTCTGCTGCCCGGCGACCGGGCCGTGCACTCGGTGCGTACCACGTTCCTGCGGGCCGGCGTCACCGGACGGCCGGTGACGCTCGAGGTCACCCCGCTGCGGGACGGGCGCCGGGTGTCGGTGCTCGAGGTCAGCGTCCGGCAGGACGACCGGGAGCTCTGCCGGTCGATCGTGTCGGCCGCCGTCGACCAACCGGACGGCGTGCGTCACGCGACCGCGCCGCCGCCGGTCCCCGGACCGGACGCGAGCGTCCCGCTCGCCGACCTGGCCGCCGACGACGGCGGGCTGGGCCCGCTGTGGGACGGCTTCTCCCAGGTGGACGTCCGGGTGGCCGGCGCCTGCGCGGACGGCACCGTGCACCTGTGGATGCGGTGCGCGCCGCTGCCCGACGACCCGCTGCTGCACCGGGGCGCGCTCGCCTACGCCAGCGACCTCATGCTGATGGCGACGGTGCTGGCCCGGCACGGCGTCCCGGTGGGGCACGAACGGACGCTGGCCCGGGACTGGAACGCGGTGTCGCTCGACCACGGGGTCGTGTTCGGCGGCGAGGCGCGGGCCGACGAGTGGCAGCTGTTCTCGCAGTTCTCGCCGAGCGCGGCCGGGGGCCGGGCGGTCGTGCGGGCGTCGGTGACCGACGAGGCGGGACGGCCGGTGGGCGAGGTGGAGCAGCTCGCTCTGGTGTGGCCGGGCGCTTAG
- a CDS encoding acetyl-CoA acetyltransferase has protein sequence MSSTDIWVLGGYQSDFARNLKREGGDLADLTREVVDGTLDAAGLSGEQIGVVHVGNAFGELFANQGHLGAMPATVRDDLWETPASRHEAACASGSIATLAAMADLRAGNYDSALVVGVELEKTVPGDTAAQHLGTAAWTGHEGDGVKFMWPHMFSLVADEYADRYGLDEQHLRAIAALNFENARRNPNAQTRGWEVPSLTDDDSTNPPVEGRVRRFDCSQITDGGAGVVLVTDDYLRRNPHLRPWARILGWGHRTVGLPLQQKLDKSEGNPYVLPHLRRAVQDAFGRAGIELDQLDGLETHDCFTPSEYLAIDHIGLTDPGESWKAVENGDIAIGGRLPINPSGGLIGGGHPVGASGVRMLLDASRQVSGNAGEYQVEGASTFGTLNFGGSTATTVSFVVGQGASA, from the coding sequence ATGAGCAGCACCGACATCTGGGTCCTGGGCGGCTACCAGTCCGACTTCGCCCGGAACCTCAAGCGGGAGGGCGGCGATCTGGCCGACCTGACCCGCGAGGTCGTCGACGGCACGCTGGACGCCGCCGGGCTCTCCGGCGAACAGATCGGCGTCGTGCACGTCGGCAACGCGTTCGGGGAGCTGTTCGCGAACCAGGGTCACCTCGGCGCGATGCCGGCCACGGTCCGCGACGACCTGTGGGAGACCCCGGCGTCCCGGCACGAGGCGGCCTGCGCGTCGGGCAGCATCGCCACGCTCGCGGCCATGGCCGACCTGCGGGCCGGCAACTACGACAGCGCGCTGGTCGTCGGCGTCGAGCTCGAGAAGACCGTGCCCGGCGACACCGCGGCCCAGCACCTGGGCACCGCGGCCTGGACCGGCCACGAGGGCGACGGCGTCAAGTTCATGTGGCCGCACATGTTCAGCCTGGTCGCCGACGAGTACGCCGACCGCTACGGCCTGGACGAGCAGCACCTGCGGGCGATCGCGGCGCTGAACTTCGAGAACGCGCGACGCAACCCGAACGCCCAGACCCGCGGGTGGGAGGTGCCGTCGCTGACCGACGACGATTCCACGAACCCACCCGTCGAGGGGCGCGTCCGGCGGTTCGACTGCAGCCAGATCACCGACGGCGGGGCCGGCGTCGTCCTGGTGACCGACGACTACCTGCGCCGGAACCCGCACCTGCGCCCGTGGGCGCGGATCCTCGGGTGGGGACACCGGACGGTCGGCCTGCCGCTCCAGCAGAAGCTCGACAAGTCCGAGGGGAACCCGTACGTTCTCCCCCACCTCCGCCGGGCCGTGCAGGACGCGTTCGGCCGGGCCGGGATCGAGCTCGACCAGCTCGACGGCCTGGAGACGCACGACTGCTTCACGCCGAGCGAGTACCTCGCGATCGACCACATCGGCCTCACCGACCCCGGTGAGTCGTGGAAGGCCGTGGAGAACGGCGACATCGCGATCGGCGGCCGGTTACCGATCAACCCCAGCGGCGGGCTGATCGGCGGCGGCCACCCGGTCGGCGCGTCCGGCGTGCGGATGCTGCTCGACGCGTCCCGCCAGGTGTCGGGCAACGCGGGCGAGTACCAGGTCGAGGGCGCGTCGACGTTCGGCACGCTCAACTTCGGCGGGAGCACCGCCACCACCGTCAGCTTCGTCGTCGGGCAAGGAGCATCGGCATGA
- a CDS encoding DUF72 domain-containing protein, with translation MYLAVGCAMWTHKAWPWHSLPSAERLRAYSSWCTAVEGNTTFYATPPLATARSWAAQTSPDFRFIPKFPRTVTHERRFTGVEADVRAFLDAVEPLGRRASALWVQLPSAFAPADVPALATFLRRLPRSFRYAVEVRHPAFFADATTAGALEQVLAAAGAEWLPFDTTEFFRTPPSSDDERDAWTKKPRVARRDTALTDRPIVRYLGRDDPARTVEGWRPWVETVAGWLREGRSPTVFLHTPDNAAAPQLARRFHDDVRAAVPALEPLPEPAPIDASPAEPLTLF, from the coding sequence GTGTATCTGGCCGTGGGGTGTGCGATGTGGACGCACAAAGCATGGCCCTGGCACTCCCTCCCCTCCGCGGAGCGCCTGCGCGCGTACTCCTCCTGGTGCACCGCCGTCGAGGGCAACACCACGTTCTACGCGACCCCACCCCTCGCCACGGCCCGCTCCTGGGCCGCCCAGACCTCCCCGGACTTCCGCTTCATCCCCAAATTCCCACGCACCGTCACCCACGAGCGCCGGTTCACCGGCGTCGAGGCCGACGTCCGCGCGTTCCTCGACGCGGTCGAACCCCTCGGCCGGCGTGCCTCCGCGCTGTGGGTGCAGCTGCCGAGCGCGTTCGCGCCCGCCGACGTCCCCGCGCTCGCCACGTTCCTCCGCCGGCTGCCGCGCTCCTTCCGGTACGCGGTCGAGGTCCGTCACCCGGCCTTCTTCGCGGACGCGACGACCGCGGGCGCCCTGGAGCAGGTGCTCGCCGCGGCCGGCGCGGAGTGGCTCCCGTTCGACACGACCGAGTTCTTCCGGACGCCCCCCAGCAGCGACGACGAGCGCGACGCCTGGACGAAGAAGCCGCGGGTGGCCCGGCGAGACACCGCGCTCACCGACCGGCCGATCGTGCGCTACCTCGGCCGCGACGACCCGGCCCGCACCGTGGAGGGCTGGCGGCCCTGGGTCGAGACCGTGGCCGGCTGGCTCCGCGAGGGCCGCTCGCCGACCGTCTTCCTCCACACCCCGGACAACGCCGCCGCCCCGCAGTTGGCCCGCCGTTTCCACGACGACGTCCGGGCCGCGGTCCCGGCGCTCGAACCGCTCCCCGAACCCGCTCCGATCGACGCGAGCCCGGCCGAACCGCTCACGCTCTTCTGA